The Etheostoma spectabile isolate EspeVRDwgs_2016 chromosome 23, UIUC_Espe_1.0, whole genome shotgun sequence genome includes a window with the following:
- the rbm17 gene encoding splicing factor 45 isoform X1 — protein sequence MSLYDDLGVGASDTKTEGWSKNFKLLQSQLKVKKAALTQAKTQRMKQTTVLAPVIDLKRGGSSEERQIIDTPPHAAAGLKDAVPSGFSAGDVLIPLADEYDPMFPNDYEKVVKRHREERQRQREQERLKEMDDREKKRKDRHEGGAPSGFSRFPAAEGESDEEEDYETERRKRTMGGAAIAPPSSLVDKDGSYSYEDEGCPSRGSKAAIPPPMYEDSERPRSPPGPTSSFLANMGGTVAHKIMQKYGFKEGQGLGKHEQGLSTALSVEKTSKRGGKIIIGDAAEKPGSSQAGAAETSAGGSAGWHSLPFALSPPLADSSKKSDANPLTEILKNPTKVVLLRNMVGRGEVDEDLEGETKEECEKYGKVVKCVIFEIAVVPDDEAVRIFLEFERVESAIKAVVDLNGRYFGGRVVKACFYNLDKFRVLNLGEQV from the exons ATGTCGCTGTATGATGACCTCGGTGTGGGTGCCAGTGACACCAAGACCGAAGGCTGGTCCAAGAACTTCAAGCTGCTGCAGTCCCAGCTGAAGGTGAAGAAGGCGGCTCTTACCCAGGCCAAG acCCAGCGGATGAAGCAGACCACTGTTTTGGCTCCAGTTATTGATCTAAAGCGAGGAGGCTCCAGTGAGGAGAGACAGATCATAGACACTCCTCCACATGCTGCTGCTGGACTTAAG GACGCCGTGCCCAGTGGTTTCTCCGCTGGCGACGTGCTGATCCCGTTGGCGGACGAGTACGATCCGATGTTCCCCAACGACTACGAGAAGGTGGTGAAGCGACACCGTGAGGAACGACAGCGGCAGAGGGAGCAGGAGCGGCTGAAGGAGATGGACGACAGAGAGAA GAAGAGGAAAGACAGGCACGAAGGCGGAGCGCCAAGCGGTTTCTCTCGTTTCCCTGCAGCAGAGGGCGAGtcagatgaggaggaggactACGAAACAGAGCGGAGGAAACGAA cCATGGGTGGAGCAGCTATCGCCCCTCCTTCTTCACTTGTGGACAAGGACG GCTCGTACTCCTACGAGGATGAGGGCTGTCCTTCCAGAGGGTCAAAGGCCGCCATCCCTCCACCTATGTACGAGGACTCGGAGCGGCCACGCTCACCGCCTGGACCGACCAGCTCCTTCCTGGCTAACATGGG AGGTACGGTGGCACACAAGATTATGCAGAAGTACGGCTTCAAAGAAGGCCAGGGCCTGGGCAAGCACGAGCAGGGCCTCAGCACGGCGCTGTCAGTGGAGAAGACCAGCAAGAGAGGTGGAAAGATCATCATAGGCGACGCTGCAGAGAAAC CCGGATCCAGCCAAGCAGGTGCTGCTGAGACTTCAGCCGGAGGCTCTGCAGGTTGGCATTCACTCCCATTTGCTCTCTCCCCCCCATTGG CAGACTCTTCAAAGAAGTCAGACGCTAACCCGCTCACAGAAATCCTCAAAAACCCGACCAAAGTTGTCCTgctgagg AACATGGTGGGCCGAGGAGAGGTGGACGAAGACTTGGAGGGAGAGACGAAAGAAGAGTGCGAGAAATATGGCAAAGTAgttaaatgtgtcatttttgaG ATTGCAGTTGTGCCAGATGACGAAGCTGTTAGGATATTCTTGGAGTTTGAGAGGGTGGAGTCAGCCATCAAAG ccGTAGTGGATCTGAACGGACGTTATTTTGGCGGGCGAGTCGTCAAGGCCTGCTTCTACAATCTTGACAAGTTTCGTGTTTTGAACCTGGGCGAGCAGGTCTGA
- the rbm17 gene encoding splicing factor 45 isoform X3, producing the protein MSLYDDLGVGASDTKTEGWSKNFKLLQSQLKVKKAALTQAKTQRMKQTTVLAPVIDLKRGGSSEERQIIDTPPHAAAGLKDAVPSGFSAGDVLIPLADEYDPMFPNDYEKVVKRHREERQRQREQERLKEMDDREKKRKDRHEGGAPSGFSRFPAAEGESDEEEDYETERRKRTMGGAAIAPPSSLVDKDGSYSYEDEGCPSRGSKAAIPPPMYEDSERPRSPPGPTSSFLANMGGTVAHKIMQKYGFKEGQGLGKHEQGLSTALSVEKTSKRGGKIIIGDAAEKPGSSQAGAAETSAGGSAADSSKKSDANPLTEILKNPTKVVLLRNMVGRGEVDEDLEGETKEECEKYGKVVKCVIFEIAVVPDDEAVRIFLEFERVESAIKAVVDLNGRYFGGRVVKACFYNLDKFRVLNLGEQV; encoded by the exons ATGTCGCTGTATGATGACCTCGGTGTGGGTGCCAGTGACACCAAGACCGAAGGCTGGTCCAAGAACTTCAAGCTGCTGCAGTCCCAGCTGAAGGTGAAGAAGGCGGCTCTTACCCAGGCCAAG acCCAGCGGATGAAGCAGACCACTGTTTTGGCTCCAGTTATTGATCTAAAGCGAGGAGGCTCCAGTGAGGAGAGACAGATCATAGACACTCCTCCACATGCTGCTGCTGGACTTAAG GACGCCGTGCCCAGTGGTTTCTCCGCTGGCGACGTGCTGATCCCGTTGGCGGACGAGTACGATCCGATGTTCCCCAACGACTACGAGAAGGTGGTGAAGCGACACCGTGAGGAACGACAGCGGCAGAGGGAGCAGGAGCGGCTGAAGGAGATGGACGACAGAGAGAA GAAGAGGAAAGACAGGCACGAAGGCGGAGCGCCAAGCGGTTTCTCTCGTTTCCCTGCAGCAGAGGGCGAGtcagatgaggaggaggactACGAAACAGAGCGGAGGAAACGAA cCATGGGTGGAGCAGCTATCGCCCCTCCTTCTTCACTTGTGGACAAGGACG GCTCGTACTCCTACGAGGATGAGGGCTGTCCTTCCAGAGGGTCAAAGGCCGCCATCCCTCCACCTATGTACGAGGACTCGGAGCGGCCACGCTCACCGCCTGGACCGACCAGCTCCTTCCTGGCTAACATGGG AGGTACGGTGGCACACAAGATTATGCAGAAGTACGGCTTCAAAGAAGGCCAGGGCCTGGGCAAGCACGAGCAGGGCCTCAGCACGGCGCTGTCAGTGGAGAAGACCAGCAAGAGAGGTGGAAAGATCATCATAGGCGACGCTGCAGAGAAAC CCGGATCCAGCCAAGCAGGTGCTGCTGAGACTTCAGCCGGAGGCTCTGCAG CAGACTCTTCAAAGAAGTCAGACGCTAACCCGCTCACAGAAATCCTCAAAAACCCGACCAAAGTTGTCCTgctgagg AACATGGTGGGCCGAGGAGAGGTGGACGAAGACTTGGAGGGAGAGACGAAAGAAGAGTGCGAGAAATATGGCAAAGTAgttaaatgtgtcatttttgaG ATTGCAGTTGTGCCAGATGACGAAGCTGTTAGGATATTCTTGGAGTTTGAGAGGGTGGAGTCAGCCATCAAAG ccGTAGTGGATCTGAACGGACGTTATTTTGGCGGGCGAGTCGTCAAGGCCTGCTTCTACAATCTTGACAAGTTTCGTGTTTTGAACCTGGGCGAGCAGGTCTGA
- the rbm17 gene encoding splicing factor 45 isoform X4, with protein MSLYDDLGVGASDTKTEGWSKNFKLLQSQLKVKKAALTQAKTQRMKQTTVLAPVIDLKRGGSSEERQIIDTPPHAAAGLKDAVPSGFSAGDVLIPLADEYDPMFPNDYEKVVKRHREERQRQREQERLKEMDDREKKRKDRHEGGAPSGFSRFPAAEGESDEEEDYETERRKRTMGGAAIAPPSSLVDKDGSYSYEDEGCPSRGSKAAIPPPMYEDSERPRSPPGPTSSFLANMGGTVAHKIMQKYGFKEGQGLGKHEQGLSTALSVEKTSKRGGKIIIGDAAEKPGSSQAGAAETSAGGSADSSKKSDANPLTEILKNPTKVVLLRNMVGRGEVDEDLEGETKEECEKYGKVVKCVIFEIAVVPDDEAVRIFLEFERVESAIKAVVDLNGRYFGGRVVKACFYNLDKFRVLNLGEQV; from the exons ATGTCGCTGTATGATGACCTCGGTGTGGGTGCCAGTGACACCAAGACCGAAGGCTGGTCCAAGAACTTCAAGCTGCTGCAGTCCCAGCTGAAGGTGAAGAAGGCGGCTCTTACCCAGGCCAAG acCCAGCGGATGAAGCAGACCACTGTTTTGGCTCCAGTTATTGATCTAAAGCGAGGAGGCTCCAGTGAGGAGAGACAGATCATAGACACTCCTCCACATGCTGCTGCTGGACTTAAG GACGCCGTGCCCAGTGGTTTCTCCGCTGGCGACGTGCTGATCCCGTTGGCGGACGAGTACGATCCGATGTTCCCCAACGACTACGAGAAGGTGGTGAAGCGACACCGTGAGGAACGACAGCGGCAGAGGGAGCAGGAGCGGCTGAAGGAGATGGACGACAGAGAGAA GAAGAGGAAAGACAGGCACGAAGGCGGAGCGCCAAGCGGTTTCTCTCGTTTCCCTGCAGCAGAGGGCGAGtcagatgaggaggaggactACGAAACAGAGCGGAGGAAACGAA cCATGGGTGGAGCAGCTATCGCCCCTCCTTCTTCACTTGTGGACAAGGACG GCTCGTACTCCTACGAGGATGAGGGCTGTCCTTCCAGAGGGTCAAAGGCCGCCATCCCTCCACCTATGTACGAGGACTCGGAGCGGCCACGCTCACCGCCTGGACCGACCAGCTCCTTCCTGGCTAACATGGG AGGTACGGTGGCACACAAGATTATGCAGAAGTACGGCTTCAAAGAAGGCCAGGGCCTGGGCAAGCACGAGCAGGGCCTCAGCACGGCGCTGTCAGTGGAGAAGACCAGCAAGAGAGGTGGAAAGATCATCATAGGCGACGCTGCAGAGAAAC CCGGATCCAGCCAAGCAGGTGCTGCTGAGACTTCAGCCGGAGGCTCTGCAG ACTCTTCAAAGAAGTCAGACGCTAACCCGCTCACAGAAATCCTCAAAAACCCGACCAAAGTTGTCCTgctgagg AACATGGTGGGCCGAGGAGAGGTGGACGAAGACTTGGAGGGAGAGACGAAAGAAGAGTGCGAGAAATATGGCAAAGTAgttaaatgtgtcatttttgaG ATTGCAGTTGTGCCAGATGACGAAGCTGTTAGGATATTCTTGGAGTTTGAGAGGGTGGAGTCAGCCATCAAAG ccGTAGTGGATCTGAACGGACGTTATTTTGGCGGGCGAGTCGTCAAGGCCTGCTTCTACAATCTTGACAAGTTTCGTGTTTTGAACCTGGGCGAGCAGGTCTGA
- the rbm17 gene encoding splicing factor 45 isoform X2 has translation MSLYDDLGVGASDTKTEGWSKNFKLLQSQLKVKKAALTQAKTQRMKQTTVLAPVIDLKRGGSSEERQIIDTPPHAAAGLKDAVPSGFSAGDVLIPLADEYDPMFPNDYEKVVKRHREERQRQREQERLKEMDDREKKRKDRHEGGAPSGFSRFPAAEGESDEEEDYETERRKRTMGGAAIAPPSSLVDKDGSYSYEDEGCPSRGSKAAIPPPMYEDSERPRSPPGPTSSFLANMGGTVAHKIMQKYGFKEGQGLGKHEQGLSTALSVEKTSKRGGKIIIGDAAEKPGSSQAGAAETSAGGSAGWHSLPFALSPPLDSSKKSDANPLTEILKNPTKVVLLRNMVGRGEVDEDLEGETKEECEKYGKVVKCVIFEIAVVPDDEAVRIFLEFERVESAIKAVVDLNGRYFGGRVVKACFYNLDKFRVLNLGEQV, from the exons ATGTCGCTGTATGATGACCTCGGTGTGGGTGCCAGTGACACCAAGACCGAAGGCTGGTCCAAGAACTTCAAGCTGCTGCAGTCCCAGCTGAAGGTGAAGAAGGCGGCTCTTACCCAGGCCAAG acCCAGCGGATGAAGCAGACCACTGTTTTGGCTCCAGTTATTGATCTAAAGCGAGGAGGCTCCAGTGAGGAGAGACAGATCATAGACACTCCTCCACATGCTGCTGCTGGACTTAAG GACGCCGTGCCCAGTGGTTTCTCCGCTGGCGACGTGCTGATCCCGTTGGCGGACGAGTACGATCCGATGTTCCCCAACGACTACGAGAAGGTGGTGAAGCGACACCGTGAGGAACGACAGCGGCAGAGGGAGCAGGAGCGGCTGAAGGAGATGGACGACAGAGAGAA GAAGAGGAAAGACAGGCACGAAGGCGGAGCGCCAAGCGGTTTCTCTCGTTTCCCTGCAGCAGAGGGCGAGtcagatgaggaggaggactACGAAACAGAGCGGAGGAAACGAA cCATGGGTGGAGCAGCTATCGCCCCTCCTTCTTCACTTGTGGACAAGGACG GCTCGTACTCCTACGAGGATGAGGGCTGTCCTTCCAGAGGGTCAAAGGCCGCCATCCCTCCACCTATGTACGAGGACTCGGAGCGGCCACGCTCACCGCCTGGACCGACCAGCTCCTTCCTGGCTAACATGGG AGGTACGGTGGCACACAAGATTATGCAGAAGTACGGCTTCAAAGAAGGCCAGGGCCTGGGCAAGCACGAGCAGGGCCTCAGCACGGCGCTGTCAGTGGAGAAGACCAGCAAGAGAGGTGGAAAGATCATCATAGGCGACGCTGCAGAGAAAC CCGGATCCAGCCAAGCAGGTGCTGCTGAGACTTCAGCCGGAGGCTCTGCAGGTTGGCATTCACTCCCATTTGCTCTCTCCCCCCCATTGG ACTCTTCAAAGAAGTCAGACGCTAACCCGCTCACAGAAATCCTCAAAAACCCGACCAAAGTTGTCCTgctgagg AACATGGTGGGCCGAGGAGAGGTGGACGAAGACTTGGAGGGAGAGACGAAAGAAGAGTGCGAGAAATATGGCAAAGTAgttaaatgtgtcatttttgaG ATTGCAGTTGTGCCAGATGACGAAGCTGTTAGGATATTCTTGGAGTTTGAGAGGGTGGAGTCAGCCATCAAAG ccGTAGTGGATCTGAACGGACGTTATTTTGGCGGGCGAGTCGTCAAGGCCTGCTTCTACAATCTTGACAAGTTTCGTGTTTTGAACCTGGGCGAGCAGGTCTGA